One window of the Gordonia westfalica genome contains the following:
- the pstC gene encoding phosphate ABC transporter permease subunit PstC, giving the protein MTSLSKDSGAVPPDTGGTGLPGSSPDGTTPSNLHSAARHRVADQIFRNLAVGSGFVVSLVIGLIALFLVAQAVPSLAKNEENFFTYTGDWITSGNQLAFGIPQLFYATVVVSVIALLIAMPIALGISIFLTEYAPKRLVGPITYTVDLLAAVPSIVYGLWGILVLGPALVPVNEWLVGHLGFLPFFQQPTQVANMSTGGTLLTAGIVLAVMILPIITAVTREVFMQTPKGHREAALALGATKFEVVKLAVLPFGFSGYISGSMLGLGRALGETMALLLIISTAGPMNFNLMESGETFATKIANNAAEFDSPAKTGAYISAGLTLFVLTFIVNAAARAVVAGKK; this is encoded by the coding sequence ATGACGTCGCTGAGCAAAGACAGTGGTGCGGTCCCGCCGGACACAGGTGGGACGGGCCTCCCCGGGTCGTCGCCCGACGGAACCACACCCAGCAACCTGCACTCTGCGGCGCGTCACCGTGTCGCCGACCAGATCTTCCGCAACCTGGCGGTCGGTTCGGGTTTCGTGGTCTCGCTCGTCATCGGGCTCATCGCGCTGTTCCTCGTCGCGCAGGCCGTTCCGTCACTGGCCAAGAACGAGGAGAACTTCTTCACCTACACCGGTGACTGGATCACCAGCGGCAATCAGCTCGCGTTCGGAATCCCGCAGCTGTTCTACGCGACGGTCGTCGTCTCCGTCATCGCCCTGCTCATCGCGATGCCGATCGCGCTCGGGATCTCGATCTTCCTCACCGAATACGCCCCCAAGCGCCTCGTCGGACCGATCACCTACACCGTCGATCTGCTCGCCGCGGTCCCCTCGATCGTGTACGGCCTGTGGGGCATCCTCGTCCTGGGCCCCGCGTTGGTGCCGGTGAACGAGTGGCTCGTCGGCCACCTCGGTTTCCTGCCCTTCTTCCAGCAGCCCACGCAGGTCGCGAACATGTCCACCGGTGGCACGCTGCTCACCGCGGGCATCGTGCTGGCGGTCATGATCCTGCCGATCATCACCGCGGTCACCCGCGAGGTCTTCATGCAGACCCCCAAGGGGCACCGTGAGGCCGCGCTCGCGCTCGGCGCGACGAAGTTCGAGGTCGTCAAGCTCGCAGTGCTGCCCTTCGGCTTCTCCGGATACATCTCCGGTTCGATGCTCGGCCTCGGTCGTGCGCTCGGCGAGACGATGGCGCTGCTGCTGATCATCTCCACGGCCGGCCCGATGAACTTCAACCTGATGGAGAGCGGCGAGACCTTCGCGACCAAGATCGCCAACAACGCCGCCGAATTCGACTCGCCCGCCAAGACCGGCGCATACATCTCCGCCGGCCTCACCCTCTTCGTCCTGACCTTCATCGTCAACGCCGCGGCCCGCGCGGTCGTCGCCGGAAAGAAGTGA
- the pstA gene encoding phosphate ABC transporter permease PstA, giving the protein MTVTTSSRTADPVKKPSGFTPLAKRRRLTDMTVKVSVLAALLVALVPLVWLVGTLVIRGIEPLLDIDWWTLPERKGGAANAIVGTLMQTAIAAVISIPLGVFVAIYLVEYATKKSVLARVTTFMVDILSGVPSIVAALFVYAVWRTTLGLPRSGFVVAIALVLLMVPLVVRATEEMLKIVPQDLREASYALGIPKWKTILRIVLPTALSGIVTGVMLAIARVMGESAPVLILVGSTRAMNWNPFDGNQESLPLMMVQQYNNGPGALDTVWAAALCLVILVAIVYFGAKVVSKIFAPKSS; this is encoded by the coding sequence ATGACCGTCACAACGTCCTCCCGAACGGCCGACCCGGTCAAGAAGCCGTCCGGCTTCACCCCGCTCGCGAAGCGCCGGCGCCTGACAGACATGACCGTGAAGGTGTCGGTCCTCGCCGCCCTGCTGGTCGCGCTCGTGCCACTGGTGTGGCTGGTCGGCACATTGGTCATCCGCGGTATCGAGCCGCTGCTCGACATCGACTGGTGGACGCTGCCCGAGCGTAAGGGCGGCGCCGCCAACGCGATCGTCGGCACGCTCATGCAGACCGCGATCGCGGCCGTGATCTCGATCCCGCTCGGCGTCTTCGTCGCCATCTACCTGGTCGAGTACGCGACCAAGAAGTCGGTGCTGGCGAGGGTCACGACCTTCATGGTCGACATCCTCTCGGGCGTCCCCTCGATCGTCGCCGCACTCTTCGTCTACGCGGTGTGGCGCACGACGCTGGGCCTGCCCCGTTCGGGATTCGTCGTGGCGATCGCCCTGGTGCTGTTGATGGTCCCGCTGGTGGTCCGTGCCACCGAGGAGATGCTCAAGATCGTGCCGCAGGACCTACGTGAGGCCTCGTACGCCCTGGGCATCCCGAAGTGGAAGACGATCCTCCGGATCGTGCTCCCGACCGCCCTCTCGGGCATCGTGACCGGCGTGATGCTGGCCATCGCCCGCGTGATGGGCGAGTCGGCGCCGGTGCTCATCCTGGTCGGTTCGACGCGCGCGATGAACTGGAATCCCTTCGACGGCAACCAGGAATCCCTGCCGCTGATGATGGTGCAGCAGTACAACAACGGACCCGGTGCCCTCGACACGGTGTGGGCGGCCGCCCTGTGTCTGGTCATCCTCGTGGCCATCGTCTACTTCGGCGCCAAGGTCGTGTCGAAGATCTTCGCGCCCAAATCCTCCTGA
- the pstB gene encoding phosphate ABC transporter ATP-binding protein PstB: MAKRLDIKDLNIYYGDFHAVKDVSLEVPPRCITAFIGPSGCGKSTVLRTLNRMHEVTPRAYARGSVLLDGEDIYGRNVDPVSVRATIGMVFQRPNPFPTMSIRDNVVAGLRLQGVRNKAELDEVAERSLRGANLWEEVKDRLDKPGGGLSGGQQQRLCIARAIAVSPDVLLMDEPCSALDPISTLAIEDLMGELKKEYTIVIVTHNMQQAARVSDQTAFFNLEGVGQPGQLVEISDTETMFSSPTKRETEDYISGRFG, from the coding sequence ATGGCAAAGCGCCTCGACATCAAAGACCTGAACATCTACTACGGCGACTTCCACGCGGTGAAGGACGTGTCCCTCGAGGTGCCGCCGCGCTGCATCACGGCCTTCATCGGCCCGTCGGGCTGCGGCAAGTCGACGGTGCTGCGCACCCTCAACCGCATGCACGAGGTCACCCCGCGTGCGTATGCCAGGGGCAGCGTCCTGCTCGACGGCGAGGACATCTACGGCCGCAACGTCGACCCGGTCAGCGTGCGCGCCACCATCGGTATGGTGTTCCAGCGTCCCAACCCGTTCCCGACGATGTCCATCCGCGACAACGTCGTCGCCGGCCTGCGGCTGCAGGGTGTGCGCAACAAGGCCGAACTCGACGAGGTCGCCGAGCGGAGCCTGCGCGGCGCGAATCTGTGGGAAGAGGTGAAGGATCGCCTCGACAAGCCGGGCGGCGGCCTGTCCGGCGGTCAGCAGCAGCGGCTGTGCATCGCGCGGGCCATCGCGGTCTCGCCGGATGTGCTGCTGATGGACGAGCCGTGCTCGGCGCTCGACCCGATCTCGACTCTTGCGATCGAGGATCTGATGGGTGAGCTCAAGAAGGAGTACACGATCGTCATCGTGACCCACAACATGCAGCAGGCCGCCCGGGTGAGCGACCAGACCGCCTTCTTCAACCTCGAGGGCGTCGGTCAGCCCGGCCAGCTGGTCGAGATCAGTGACACCGAGACGATGTTCTCCAGCCCGACGAAGCGGGAGACCGAGGACTACATCTCTGGACGTTTCGGCTGA
- the pstS gene encoding phosphate ABC transporter substrate-binding protein PstS, whose product MRIKRNGALAAVSAIAALTLVTACGGGDTPTVSGEGSTAQQKAMEHFSQILSDDSDIVLDYTGSGSGDGIKKFIAGDVDFAGSDSALKGDEITQAKARCNGNDPWHLPLVVGPVAIAYNLQGVDGLKLDPSVIAQIFNGKITKWNDPAIAALNPGAQLPGGDIVPVYRSDSSGTTDNFQRFLQNSAPNDWPYEHSKEFAPKNVGSGASKSTGVGDTVKKTPGSISYVEWGFATENGLGVADIDFGAGPVALNAASAGKALDALQFKNPDSKDLVVDTDALFASKAPGAYPLLLTPYSIVCSAGYADEATSTTLKDAFTKILNDGQTGLEEIGYVPVPQNFKAKLQGTVDALAGSGNA is encoded by the coding sequence GTGAGAATCAAGCGGAACGGCGCTCTGGCGGCGGTGTCGGCGATCGCGGCATTGACCCTGGTGACGGCGTGTGGTGGGGGAGACACTCCGACGGTGAGCGGCGAGGGCTCGACGGCCCAGCAGAAAGCCATGGAGCACTTCAGTCAGATCCTCTCGGACGACAGCGACATCGTCCTCGACTACACCGGCAGTGGCTCCGGTGACGGCATCAAGAAGTTCATCGCCGGCGACGTCGACTTCGCGGGTTCGGACTCGGCCCTGAAGGGTGACGAGATCACCCAGGCCAAGGCGCGCTGCAACGGCAACGACCCCTGGCACCTGCCGCTGGTCGTCGGACCGGTTGCGATCGCCTACAACCTCCAGGGCGTCGACGGCCTCAAGCTCGACCCCAGCGTCATCGCGCAGATCTTCAACGGCAAGATCACCAAGTGGAACGATCCGGCGATCGCCGCACTCAACCCGGGCGCACAGCTGCCGGGTGGCGACATCGTCCCGGTCTACCGCTCCGACAGCTCGGGCACCACCGACAACTTCCAGCGGTTCCTGCAGAACTCGGCGCCGAACGACTGGCCGTATGAGCACAGCAAGGAGTTCGCTCCCAAGAACGTCGGCTCCGGTGCGTCGAAGTCGACCGGCGTCGGTGACACGGTCAAGAAGACCCCCGGCTCGATCAGCTACGTCGAGTGGGGCTTCGCCACCGAGAACGGCCTCGGCGTCGCCGACATCGACTTCGGAGCCGGCCCTGTCGCGCTGAACGCGGCGAGCGCGGGCAAGGCCCTCGACGCGCTGCAGTTCAAGAACCCGGACAGCAAGGACCTGGTCGTCGACACGGACGCACTCTTCGCGTCGAAGGCTCCGGGCGCCTACCCGCTGCTGCTGACCCCGTACTCCATCGTCTGCTCGGCGGGCTACGCCGACGAGGCGACCAGCACCACGCTGAAGGATGCGTTCACCAAGATCCTCAACGACGGCCAGACCGGCCTCGAGGAGATCGGCTACGTGCCGGTGCCGCAGAACTTCAAGGCCAAGTTGCAGGGCACCGTCGACGCGCTCGCCGGCAGCGGCAACGCCTGA
- a CDS encoding acyl-ACP desaturase produces the protein MARELTQLELLKELAPVAEDNVNRHLKTAKDWNPHDYVPWDEGRNFAALGGVDYDPEQSQLDEVAKAAMITNLLTEDNLPSYHRVIADNFSMDSAWGHWVGRWTAEENRHGIVMRDYLVVTRGVDPVALEEARMIHMTNGYDPMLAAAGRVDELEEHADELGLLHSVAYVTFQELATRVSHRNTGKACNDPIADKMLQRIAADENLHMIFYRNICGAGMDIAPDQTLRAVTDIVTNFQMPGAGMPNFRRHGVLMAKHGIYDLRQHLEEVVMPVLRKWNVFEREDFTAEGEKTREELAAFLEQLEKDTIRFEEMRDRSLAREAKKREQQAS, from the coding sequence ATGGCACGCGAGCTGACGCAACTCGAGCTTCTCAAGGAGCTCGCCCCCGTTGCCGAGGACAACGTCAACCGCCACCTGAAGACCGCCAAGGACTGGAACCCGCACGACTACGTCCCGTGGGATGAGGGCCGCAACTTCGCCGCCCTCGGTGGCGTGGACTACGACCCCGAGCAGTCGCAGCTCGACGAGGTCGCCAAGGCCGCGATGATCACCAACCTGCTCACCGAGGACAACCTGCCCTCGTACCACCGCGTCATCGCCGACAACTTCTCGATGGACTCCGCCTGGGGCCACTGGGTCGGTCGCTGGACCGCCGAGGAGAACCGCCACGGCATCGTGATGCGCGACTACCTCGTCGTCACCCGCGGTGTGGATCCCGTCGCCCTCGAAGAGGCCCGGATGATCCACATGACCAACGGCTACGACCCGATGCTGGCGGCCGCCGGTCGCGTCGACGAGCTCGAGGAGCACGCCGACGAACTGGGCCTCCTCCACTCGGTCGCGTACGTGACCTTCCAGGAGCTCGCGACCCGCGTCAGCCACCGCAACACCGGCAAGGCCTGCAACGACCCGATCGCCGACAAGATGCTGCAGCGCATCGCGGCCGACGAGAACCTGCACATGATCTTCTACCGCAACATCTGCGGCGCGGGCATGGACATCGCCCCCGATCAGACCCTGCGTGCGGTCACCGACATCGTGACCAACTTCCAGATGCCCGGCGCCGGCATGCCCAACTTCCGTCGCCACGGGGTCCTCATGGCCAAGCACGGCATCTACGACCTCCGCCAGCACCTCGAAGAGGTCGTCATGCCGGTTCTGCGCAAGTGGAATGTCTTCGAGCGCGAGGACTTCACCGCCGAGGGCGAGAAGACCCGTGAGGAGCTCGCCGCCTTCCTCGAGCAGCTCGAGAAGGACACCATCCGCTTCGAGGAGATGCGCGACCGTTCGCTCGCCCGCGAGGCCAAGAAGCGGGAGCAGCAGGCATCCTGA
- the phoU gene encoding phosphate signaling complex protein PhoU encodes MRTAYQEQLEALTNVLGEMCELAGTAMSRATQALLQADLAVAEEVIGDSERMTQLSARAEEQSFALLALQAPVAGDLRGVVSGFQIVADADRMGALALHVAKVARRRHPAKALPEEVNGYFAEMGRLAVTLAKNAHEVLVTRDPQAALRLQEDDDAMDDLHRHLFTVLMDRDWKHGVAAAVDVTLLGRYYERFADHAVLIGRRVVFTATGKTPEQFQNVG; translated from the coding sequence ATGCGTACCGCCTACCAAGAGCAACTCGAGGCGCTGACCAACGTCCTGGGTGAGATGTGTGAACTCGCGGGTACCGCGATGTCCCGCGCCACCCAGGCGCTGTTGCAGGCCGACCTCGCCGTTGCCGAAGAGGTCATCGGCGACAGTGAGCGAATGACACAGTTGTCGGCCCGTGCCGAGGAACAGTCGTTCGCTCTCCTCGCTCTCCAGGCGCCGGTGGCCGGCGACCTCCGCGGAGTCGTCAGCGGCTTCCAGATCGTCGCCGACGCCGACCGGATGGGCGCCCTCGCCCTTCACGTGGCCAAGGTCGCCCGCCGTCGCCACCCGGCGAAGGCCCTCCCCGAGGAGGTCAACGGCTACTTCGCGGAGATGGGCCGGCTGGCGGTGACCCTCGCCAAGAACGCGCACGAGGTCCTCGTGACCCGCGATCCCCAGGCCGCGCTGCGTCTTCAGGAAGACGACGATGCGATGGACGACCTCCACCGTCACCTGTTCACCGTCCTGATGGACCGCGACTGGAAGCACGGGGTCGCCGCCGCCGTCGACGTGACCCTGCTCGGCCGCTACTACGAACGCTTCGCCGACCACGCCGTGCTGATCGGTCGGCGGGTGGTGTTCACCGCCACCGGCAAGACCCCCGAGCAGTTCCAGAACGTGGGGTGA
- a CDS encoding glycosyltransferase family 2 protein, which translates to MTESASTGAETANRESNPLREEGVGVIRLSVVICCYTQRRRPQLDAAIVATIAQLGADDELIIVVDHNPELFDDLTAGAPELTVVANAGARGLSEARNTGTVAASGDVVVFLDDDACPTPGALDAVRTRMRDTGVVAVGGAVEAMWETVAPRWFPDEFGWVVGCDYRGLPDHGAAIRNPIGAAMAVRRDALLGIGGFSPALGRRGTLPAGCEETLMGIALRDRDPDAGIVRDTTFRVTHFVPDDRGTFGYFTSRCYHEGRSKAVLTSLTGADTALASERRYTTRVLPTGVWRHRHTPARVAALVAGFVCTCTGYARGLLERRLRG; encoded by the coding sequence ATGACCGAGTCGGCCTCCACCGGAGCGGAGACGGCCAATCGGGAGTCGAATCCCTTGCGCGAGGAGGGAGTCGGCGTGATCCGGCTGTCGGTGGTGATCTGTTGCTACACCCAGCGGCGTCGGCCGCAGCTGGACGCGGCGATCGTGGCCACCATCGCCCAGCTCGGTGCCGACGACGAGTTGATCATCGTCGTCGATCACAACCCCGAGCTGTTCGACGACCTCACCGCAGGCGCCCCCGAGCTGACCGTGGTCGCCAACGCCGGCGCCCGGGGGTTGTCGGAGGCACGCAACACCGGCACCGTCGCCGCCTCCGGTGACGTCGTGGTCTTCCTCGACGACGACGCGTGCCCGACCCCCGGCGCCCTGGACGCGGTCCGCACCCGGATGCGCGACACCGGAGTGGTGGCGGTCGGCGGTGCGGTCGAGGCGATGTGGGAAACCGTTGCGCCGCGGTGGTTTCCCGACGAGTTCGGCTGGGTCGTCGGTTGCGATTACCGCGGGCTGCCCGACCACGGCGCGGCGATCCGCAATCCGATCGGCGCGGCGATGGCGGTGCGCCGCGACGCGCTGCTCGGTATCGGCGGGTTCTCCCCGGCCCTGGGACGCCGCGGCACCCTCCCGGCCGGATGCGAGGAAACCCTGATGGGAATCGCTCTGCGCGACCGCGATCCGGACGCCGGGATCGTGCGCGACACGACTTTCCGTGTGACGCACTTCGTTCCCGACGACCGCGGCACCTTCGGCTACTTCACCTCCCGCTGCTACCACGAAGGCCGCTCCAAGGCGGTCCTGACCTCGTTGACCGGTGCCGACACCGCACTGGCCAGCGAACGCCGCTACACCACCCGGGTCCTGCCGACCGGGGTCTGGCGCCACCGTCACACCCCTGCCCGGGTCGCCGCGCTGGTGGCCGGGTTCGTGTGCACCTGCACCGGCTACGCCCGCGGACTGCTCGAACGAAGGCTGCGCGGGTGA
- a CDS encoding nuclear transport factor 2 family protein: MESTEKPTDTAGTFSAAELDEAFAGFQRTVAEIAISGDWDRYADLFTEDADFVEHALGTLRGREEIRTWAWKTMTAFPGSHMTGFPSLWHVVDAPTARVICEVDNPMRDPGDQSLITATNITILTYAGDGLWSREEDVYNPMEFGRAAMRWCEKAREHGNLDDAAAQWMETTGAFFARPRSKG, from the coding sequence ATGGAATCCACCGAGAAACCCACCGACACCGCCGGGACCTTCAGCGCCGCCGAGCTCGACGAGGCGTTCGCCGGGTTCCAGCGCACGGTCGCCGAGATCGCGATCAGCGGCGACTGGGACCGCTATGCCGACCTGTTCACCGAGGATGCCGACTTCGTCGAGCACGCGCTCGGTACGTTGCGGGGCCGCGAGGAGATCCGGACCTGGGCGTGGAAGACGATGACCGCCTTCCCCGGCAGCCACATGACGGGGTTCCCCTCGCTGTGGCACGTCGTCGACGCCCCGACCGCCCGGGTGATCTGCGAGGTCGACAACCCGATGCGGGACCCCGGTGACCAGAGCCTGATCACCGCCACCAACATCACCATCCTCACCTATGCGGGAGATGGCCTGTGGAGCCGCGAGGAGGACGTCTACAACCCGATGGAGTTCGGCCGGGCGGCCATGCGGTGGTGTGAGAAAGCACGCGAGCACGGCAATCTCGACGACGCCGCGGCGCAGTGGATGGAGACCACCGGAGCCTTCTTCGCGAGGCCGCGATCGAAGGGATGA
- the dusB gene encoding tRNA dihydrouridine synthase DusB, with translation MGSIELASPVVLAPMAGVTNVAFRTLCRELELARTGTVSGLYVCEMVTARALVERHPVTMHMTTFGPDENPRSMQLYTVDPEYTYQAAKMIVDENLADHIDMNFGCPVPKVTRKGGGSAIPYKRTLFRKIVAAAVRATEGTDIPVTVKFRIGIDDDHRTHLDAGRIAAEEGAAAVALHARTASQRYSGEADWDEIARLKEHVTSVPVLGNGDIFEPADAVAMMNRTGCDGVVVGRGCLGRPWLFAELAAELNGFDAPTPPNLGEVAEIMVRHCQLLVDHHGEMKGCREIRKHVAWYLRGFPAGSEIRRRMALVGSVDELRELLSELPADAPFPTDGHGPRGRQGSPAKVALPDGWLDDPDEDVVPAGAEIMHSGG, from the coding sequence ATCGGGTCCATCGAGCTGGCGAGCCCCGTCGTGCTCGCGCCGATGGCCGGCGTCACCAACGTCGCGTTCCGCACCCTGTGCCGTGAACTCGAACTCGCGCGCACCGGAACCGTCTCCGGCCTGTACGTCTGCGAGATGGTGACGGCCCGCGCGCTCGTCGAACGCCACCCGGTCACGATGCACATGACCACCTTCGGGCCCGACGAGAACCCGCGGTCGATGCAGCTGTACACGGTCGATCCGGAGTACACGTACCAGGCCGCGAAGATGATCGTCGACGAGAACCTCGCCGACCACATCGACATGAACTTCGGCTGCCCGGTCCCGAAGGTGACCCGCAAGGGCGGTGGCTCGGCCATCCCCTACAAGCGCACGCTGTTCCGCAAGATCGTGGCGGCCGCCGTCCGCGCGACCGAGGGCACCGACATCCCGGTGACGGTCAAGTTCCGCATCGGCATCGACGACGACCATCGGACCCACCTCGACGCCGGCCGGATCGCCGCCGAGGAGGGTGCCGCCGCGGTGGCCCTGCATGCGCGGACCGCGTCGCAGCGGTACTCCGGCGAGGCCGACTGGGATGAGATCGCCCGCCTCAAGGAACACGTCACCTCGGTGCCGGTCCTGGGCAACGGCGACATCTTCGAACCCGCCGACGCCGTGGCGATGATGAACCGCACCGGCTGCGACGGTGTCGTCGTCGGCCGCGGCTGCCTCGGACGCCCCTGGCTGTTCGCCGAGCTCGCCGCCGAACTCAACGGATTCGACGCACCCACTCCGCCGAACCTCGGTGAGGTCGCCGAGATCATGGTCCGGCACTGCCAGCTGCTCGTCGACCACCACGGCGAGATGAAGGGCTGCCGCGAGATCCGCAAGCATGTCGCCTGGTACCTACGGGGATTCCCGGCCGGCTCGGAGATCCGACGCCGGATGGCACTCGTCGGCAGCGTCGACGAGCTGCGCGAACTGCTGTCCGAACTGCCCGCCGACGCCCCGTTCCCGACGGACGGACACGGTCCGCGCGGCCGCCAGGGTTCCCCGGCGAAGGTCGCACTCCCCGACGGCTGGCTCGACGACCCCGACGAGGACGTGGTCCCCGCCGGCGCCGAGATCATGCACTCCGGCGGCTGA